The genomic window AGGCACCTTTCTCTATACGGTCTCCCTTCCCACCCAGCCCCATGAAGCAATTGCCGAAAACAATCAGGCCAGCCTTCTCGTGAAGGTTGTGCGTGATAAGATACGGATTATGCATGTCTGTGGGCGTCCGTCGTGGGATGAGCGTTTTCTCAGGGGAGTATTGAAAAGCGATCCCAACATTGATCTCATCTCCTTCTTTATTTTGCGGACTCCGTCAGATGTCTCCGATGCACGAAATGATGAACTCAGCCTCATTCCTTTCCCGGTAGACGAGTTGTTTACACAGGCGCTTAACAGTTTTGATTTGGTTATTTTTCAGAACTTTGACTATCGTCCTTATGATACGGCGCTTTTCCGGTTTTCGCATTACCTGTCGAATCTTCAAAGGTTTGTGACAGAGCAAGGCGGCGGTTTTGTGATGATTGGCGGTGATATCTCGTTTTCTCAGGGTGGGTATGACGGCACTCCTCTTGATGAAATCCTTCCCGTAAGTCTCAACACAGGGAAAGACACGATCGACACCACACGATTAAAAGCGGTTCTGACCCATGACGGACTGAAACATCCGGTGGCTGCGCTTGATGTTAATGCAGAAAGAAATGCTGCTATCTGGAAAGATCTTCCGGAACTGGACGGATGTAATGTAACGACTGAAATGAAGCCGGACTCCATAACCCTGGCCATCTATCCGACAAAGGGAAACCCGCCCCTTGTTGCAGTTCGGGATACGGGACGGGGGAGATGTATGGCCATAACAACCGATTCGTTGTGGCGATGGAATTTCTTGTCACTTGGGAAAGGGGGTAGCAACCGGCATTATATAAAATTCTGGCAGAACTCCATAAAATGGCTTATCAAAGACCCCACGTTAAACCCTATTCATGTTATCGTAAACAAGGAGGCTTTTTTACCAAACGAAGAAGTGCAGATCAGAATCGATGCCGTGGGTGGAAATTACCAGCCGCTGGACGGGGTCCAGTTGGATATAAATATTACAAACGAATTTTCCGGGAAAAGCATATTTTCTTCAAAGGGTCTTACGGGTACTGATGGTCAGTATCGGTTTGCCGTCAAGCATGCTACGGAGGGATACTATATGGTTAAAGTGTCAGGAAAGAAAGGGAGTGATGAAGTTGGGCAGGATTATGCCGTTTTTACGATCGCTTTAAAAAATGAGGAATTTAAAGACACTTCCATCAGGGGTGACATTCTTGCCCGAATGGCCGCGGTATCCGGGGGAAAACACTTTGAACTTCCCGCAAAAAATATCGGTGAAAAATTATCGATTGAAAATCCAACGATTGTAAAGCTTGTCGGTAAGCGGCAAATCTCTTTGTGGGACAATGGTTACATCTTTGTGGCAATCCTGACCGTTGTTTCTGTCGAGTGGTGGATGAGAAAACGGGGAGGATTGAGCTGAGACAAAAAGTGCTTGCAATAAAATACATAATTTAGTATATTCAACCTTTTTGCATTCTCATACCTTAACGATGAGACGCTATTACCGGTAACGAAAGAGGTCTTGTTTGATAATAGCGATTGATGGTCCCGCTGGTTCCGGGAAAAGCACCATCGCCAGGATGCTGGCAAGGCGGCTGGGCTTTAACTATCTCGATACGGGAGCTATGTATCGGGCGCTTACGTGGAAGGCGTTACAGGACGGAGCAGACTTAACAGATGCAAACGCCTTATGCCAGCTGATGGACCAAACCGCCATCGAATTTCGGGGTAAGAACGATGGTATGCAAATATGGGTTGATGGGGTTAATGTAACGGAAAAAATCCGCGCACCCTCTGTAACCAACAACGTTCATTATATATCGAACGCATCCAGTGTCCGGCACCGTATGGTAAAACTCCAGCAAATGTTTGCGTCCGGAGGGAATGTCATTGCAGAAGGGAGGGATATGGGTACCGTTGTCTTTCCGCATGCAGACAAGAAATTTTTTTTAGATGCTGAAATTGAGGAGCGTGCCCGGAGGCGGCATGACGAGATGCGTCTGCCGGATGGCGAAATTTCGTATGCCGATGTGATGAAAGATATAGAAATACGTGACAAGCGGGATACGACGAGGGATAACTCTCCCCTCAGAAAGAGTGATGATGCAATTTACCTGAATACTACAAAAATGTCGATTGAAGAAGTGGTCGCTCGGATATTCGAAGAACTTGAGCCAGTGGTCAAAAAACTGGACGTTTATAAAGAGTGAGTAAACGTAATTTATTTTAAAAACCTTTTATTTTTTTCATTTTATTTCGGAGAAATCATCAAATTATGGATCGGGATATTTTAAAAGAGTACAATGTAAATTTAGCCGATATTGAGCGTGAGGTTGAAGCTATCGTTGGAAGCGAGGATACCAAAAAAAAGATAGAATCTACCTACTATGATTCTATTCAGAATTTTGAGGTAGGCTCGGTTCTTAAGGGGCGTATTCTTAGTGCTCTTGGTGATAACATTGTCATAGACTGCGGATATAAATCCGAAGGTATGATACCCAAGCTTGAATTCGATGATCCTTCCGAGATAAAAATAGGTGAAGATGTTGAGGTCCTGTTGGAAGCAGTAGAGGACGATTCAGGACTTATTAAATTATCGAAGCGGAAAGCAGACCGCATTCGTGGCTGGGAAAGGGTTATTGCAAAATATAAAGAGGGCGATATCATCACTGGTCGGGTGACGAGAAAAATTAAAGGAGGCCTGCTCGTCGATATGGGGGTGCCAATATTTTTGCCTGCTTCCCAGATTGACGTAAAGCCGCCAGGCGATATTTCTCAATATATTGGACAGGAAGTCACCTGCCGAATACTAAAAATCGATGAGACTCGGCAAAATATTGTTGTTTCCAGAAGAAAGCTTATTGAGGAAGACCGCGACAAAAAGAAACAAGGCCTGCTGTCGGAAATTGCTATCGGGCAGATCAGGAAAGGCGTGGTGAAAAATATCGCCGACTTTGGTGCATTCATTGATTTGGGTGGTCTGGATGGACTTCTTCACATTACGGATATGAGTTGGGGAAGAATAAGCCATCCATCGGAAGTGCTTGCTATTGATGATGAGGTTGAGGTAATGATACTTGACATCGACAAGGAAAAGGAAAAGGTCGCTCTTGGGTTAAAACAAAAGTCACCAAACCCGTGGTTACTCATCGAGGAAAAATACCCCGTTGGCTCCAAGGTAAAGGGCCAAGTCGTCAATATTATGTCGTATGGTGCATTTGTAAAACTGGAAACAGGTATCGAAGGTCTTGTGCATATTTCGGAGATGTCCTGGACCCGTCGCATTAACCACCCATCAGAAATGGTGGCGATCGGAGACATGGTAGAAGTTGTCGTTCTCAAAATTGATAAGGAAAAAGAAGAAATCTCACTCAGTATGAAACAGACGGAAGTTAATCCGTGGACGGTTATTGAAGAAAAATATCCCGCAGGAACAAGAATCAAGGGACGCGTCCGGAACCTGACCAATTATGGCGCTTTCATTGAGATCGAAGAAGGGGTGGACGGCTTGCTCCATATTTCTGACATGTCGTGGGCAAAGAAGGTTGGACATCCTTCAGAAATTGTTAAAAAGGGAGATAAAATTGAAGCCGTGGTGCTTTCTGTTGACCGGGAAAAAAAGAGAGTTGCCTTGGGTCTCAAACAACTCTCCGATGATCCATGGGTAAAAGAGATTCCTGAAAAATTTAAAGTAGGCGATGTCGTCTCCGGCAAGGTCACGAAATTGACCAACTTTGGCGCATTTCTTGAGCTTGGGAAAGGGATTGAAGGGCTGTTGCATATCTCGGAATTATCCAATGAAAAGGTGAATAATCCCGCGGATGTTGTCAATATTGGTGATGATCTGGAAGTAAGAGTTATTCGCATTGAACCGGAGGCAAGAAAGATCGGGTTGAGCCTGAAAAAAATGATTGATGCAGAAGGGAAAAGTGCTGCGTCGTTGTCAAATGAAGATTCTCAAAAGCAGATAAACGGTGGTACTGTGATTCGTGAAGGACAGGATTCTGACGCTGCAAGCGTATCGTGACAACGTGATCTAAAAAAGAAGGAGGCATCCTACGGAGTCTGCTTTACAAACATACCTGAAAGAAATTAACCAAATTCCGTTATTGTCTTCGGAAGAAGAAAAAAATGTAACAAAAAGAGTGGTCGAGGGAGATGGAGAAGCGCGGGAAAAACTGATACGTTCCAATTTGCGACTGGTTGTTAGCATTGCCAAGGAGTACATTAACCGGGGGCTTTCCTTCTTGGATCTGATTGAAGAAGGAAATCTTGGGTTGATTCGTGCAGTTCAGGGATTCGATCCTTCGACGGGATACAAATTCAGTACGTATGCAACGTGGTGGATTAAGCAGGCAGTCCGCAGGGCTTTGACCGATAAGGCAAGGATGATTCGTATACCCTCGTATATGCTCGAAAAAATATCACGACTCAAAACCACTTCGAATCATTTGCTCGACAGCTTGGAGAGGCCTCCAAGCTACAACGAAATTGCAGAAGAGATGGATATTACTGCAAAAAAGGTTGAATTGATTGAGCACGCAACGCGCTCCACGATGTCTCTCGACGGAGAAGGGTTTACCGGTTCAGATCTCATCTGGGCACTGAGTAATGTTTTGCCTGATGAGAGGACGCTTCCGCCTGAGGATGAGGTGGAGGAAAGGTATGAAAGAGAAAGCTTGGAAAAGTTTCTTGAGATTATTGACAAACGGGAGGCCACGGTAATAAAATTGCGATACGGGTTGGTGGACGGTGACCCAAAGACCTTGGAAGAAATCGGTGCGTTATTGCATATAAGCCGTGAACGAGTCAGGCAAATCGAGAAGGAAACGATCCAAAAATTACATTATATCTTGACAAAAGAAAAATAATTTATGAATGAATTAAAAAATTTAGTGCGTGATGTACCAGATTTCCCTAAAAAGGGTATTATCTTTAAAGATATTATGCCTCTTTTGCAAAATCCGAAAGGATTAAGAAAGGCCGTTGAAATCATTTCTGGCCATTATAAAAATGAGAAAGTTGACATTGTTGTTGGCGCCGAAGCGCGGGGTTTTATTCTGGCGCCTACGATTGCTTTTGCGCTGGGAGCTGGATTTACCCCTATCAGAAAGCCCGGTAAACTTCCTTACGAAAAGATCAGCATGAGCTATGCCCTCGAATATGGTACTGATGTGCTCGAAATACACAAGGATGGAATCAGCAAGGGACAGCAGGTGCTCATGGTAGATGATTTATTAGCTACCGGCGGAACTATGTCCGCATGCTGCAAGCTGGTTGAATCGCTTGGTGGGAGAATCGTAGGCTGTGCCTTTCTGGTTGAACTATCATTTCTTGATGGCAAAAAAAACCTCACACCCTACGATATCTTTTCTGTCATAAAATACTAAAATATACTTCCGCCTGTTATTCCTTTTCTCGTGACCGGAAGATACAGACAGCGTTCTATGATTATTTCAGGGTTATTTCAATCGATTCGCCATCCTTCCAAATTTGATTGAATACTTTCACGTTCTTCAGCGCGTCCATTACCTGTTTTTCAATCCACATTATCACATCGCTATAGCCACAACTGAAACATTTTACCATCCAGGGCATCTTGAGGGTTTTTACCATAACTGAAACCGCTTCTCCGTCACAGTTTGGACATTTAACAGAGGAAATTACGGCCTTATACTTTTCTCCGACTTCCTTATTTGAAAAAGATTCTGACATTATAGCGCTCCTTAAGAAGGGTTGTAGCATATCAAATTCATGTAATACACAACAAACTACACCAAAGAAAAGTTTCACGCAGTCAGCATTTCATGGTTTTTCGTTGGGAGTTTTCTGACTCAAACACAAAAAGCATTGAGTCGTCGATCTCTTACCAGTAAATTCCTCTGACATAATAAAAATAATCTAACTTGTTTGCGTATTGATTTCAAGTAATTTGTTTGAATTAATTAACTAAAAATCCGTGATCTTTTTTCATCGTGCGAACATTCGTTAACACTTCTTCATTGTTTCAACATCTTTAATACCTTTTCCGGCAAGGGCTCTCTGTTTTTATAATTTATCGTTATGAGCGTAACGTCCTTGCGTTTTTTAATTTCTTCGGTAAAGGTATCCCCGCTTTCTTTTATCGTACAAAGAAGGGCTTTATCACTGTTGAGGATTTTTTCCAGCAATTCTCTGAATTTTTGTGAAAAGAGTTCCATCGTTCCAATTTCGTCGACTACGACAACTGACTTGCATCTCATAGCATCTTCCAGCGCTGGTATAGCAATTTTTTCAAAGGAATCGAGGTCGACCCGATATTTACCGACTTTATAATTGCTGTTGCACTCAACATGCGCCAGAATGCCGTCTCTTCCATCCAGCGTAACGATCCTAAAGCCCACACGTCTGTCCATTACACGAATTTCCTCAGTAAAAAAGCCTCCTGCGTCCATTCCCACCAGCGGGAGTATCTTTTTGATTACCGACGTCTTTCCTATACCGGGTTTACCAGTTAATAAAATGTGCCTTTTCATTTCCTACTCTTATATAGCGATGTTAAAATCTATGCCATATCTACTCCCTGCGCCATTTTCGCGAAGACGGCCCTCTTTACATTCATTCTGTAAATCTATTGGCTGAGCGCTTTGGCAATAGTCTCTCCAAATTTTTGCGCAGCGGCCGGACCGCTGGCGGTAATAATATTTCCATCCCTTTCTACATCGGCGCCAGTATAGTTTGCGCCAGCGGATTGTATCTCTTTTACCGTCGAAGAATAGGTGGTTGCCTTTTTGCTTTTTAGCAAGCCTGCCTTTGCAAGGGTTACCGGTGCAATACAGATAGCGCCGACAATCTTTTTTGCAGTATGTGCATCATTAGCGATCTTGTGGGCAATAGGGTTATCCCAATATTCATTAGCACCGGAGCCACCGACAAATATAACTGCGTCATAATCTGACGCGTGGATATCGGTGAACAGGATTTCGGGTTTTACCTTCGCCCCAAGCATACCCGTAGACTCTTTTAATGAAGAAGAAGCTACGGTAACGGTTACACCGTTTTTTTCTAAAACCTCCTTGGGTTGCAACAACTCCTCATCTCTGAAATTATTACAGGCAATAATCATTACAGCTTTTTTCCCTTTTATAGATTGCATGACACTATCCCCCATTATCGGATCAATAAATAAGCCCGACAAAAGAAATGGTGCAATTACCAAGCCGGGTAAAAAATTTCTCATGCTAATATCCCTCATAAGTTGTGCCTGATTGATTCTGGCACGGTTATTTCCTTAAACTTTTGCCAAGTTCCTTCTCCACGGCCAGTACCTTATGTTCAATCATCTTTGCCTTCTTGTCCTTCCTCTCATCTATCTTAATGGTGGTGTACACCCTTTCTGACGACTCCAGCATCTTATTATGGCATTTCCTGATCAGGTCAAATACCTGATCGCTTTCTCCTTCGACAACTGTGCCCATGGCATGGAGCTTGTAATCCAATCCACTTGCATCAATAATTTTGACAACATGAGCAACATGGCTTGCCAAATCAATTTCCTTCCCGATGGGAACCACACTAATCTCAGCAATCATGCGACACCTCCTTCAATTTTTTCTGTTAAGGAATAACGATATGCTGCTTATGATAACGTTTCAGGCTAATAATTTATGCTATATGAGAAACACGATAATTTCAAGTACGAAAGCAAACATTTCTCTTCGTTCATCGCTGTATTCGAAATGAGGGAGTCACACCTACTACCTATTTTTGTTGACACATGCTGCTATCCGCATTATATTTGAAAACTATGAAGAAAATGAAGCCGGTACCGTACCGACATAGACCCAAGGGTTTAACGATTCTCTACGAAGACCGTGATATTATTGTTGTTGACAAGAGCGCTGGTTTGTTGACGGTGAAAGCAACCTATGAAAAAGAAAAAACAGCCCATCACATTTTGACCAACTATGTGCGTAAGGGCAGTTTTAAATCAACAAAACAACTTTTTGTTGTGCATCGGCTGGACCGCGATACCTCCGGCGTTCTCTTGTTTGCCAAGAGTGCTGAGGCCAAAGAGAATCTTAAACTGCAATGGAAAGCCGTCAGGAAAAAATATGTGGCCGTGGTTCATGGGATATTAATTGAAAAAAGCGGGACAATCACCTCATATTTGACTGAAAATGATGATTATGAAGTTTTTTCAGTCCAGAGTTCGAGGAAGGGGGAATTGGCAAAAACCCGTTACAAAGTGTTAAGAGAAGCAAAAAGGTTTAGTTTGCTTGAAATTGAATTATTAACGGGCAAAAAAAACCAGATACGGGTACATTTTGCTGAGAAGGGACACCCTCTTGTTGGTGACGATAAATATGGTAAAAAAGACGCACCCAAGAGTCGTCTTGCCCTTCACTCACAGTACATCACGTTTCGGCATCCACACAGCGGCAAAGAACTAACTTTTGAAGCCGAGGTGCCTGGTTTCTTTAAAAGCTTTTTTGATGCCTGATAAAAAAGATTAATTTCGCAGTTCACTGCTGAAGAAGCAGAGAATGCAGGAAAAAAAGATGAAGACCAGGGTATGTGGTACGCCGATGATATTTTTAACCACTACCTGCAACAATTATGAGTGAAGTCTGATTGTGGTTGCACATCAATATGACATCCTCCGTTTTAGAGAAATCTCATGGGGTTTCCTGATTAAGTTTTCTATCAATGATCCACACCAGTGTCTCTGTTCCCGCGGTTGGAGCAATCAAATGAAAGTCAATGCCCTCTAAACCAAGCCAGTCAGTCAGAAAAGATAAAATGCGGAGTGTGTAATTTACGAAGCAACCCTGCCAGGGTTTGAGCCCATGGCAGGGTTGATTTTATTCCTCGTTTTAATGAAGCGCTTTGATGGACATGAGCAGTTGACTATTTGTGATCTTTGTCTCTCATGCATTCGCCTGGATTCTTTTTAAATTTATCGGCGCACCCTTCACAGCAGAGATAGATTGACTTTCCTTCGTGTTCTACCTTTACCGCCTTCTCTTTATCACTGATGGCCTTTCCACAAGCCACACATTTCGTTTCTGCCTTTTCAGCCGTTGAAACTTGTTTTGCACTGCAGCATTCACCCGCTATGATTGTACTGTTTACATAAAAAGCTGTTGGAAAAAACGCTAACGCAGCAGCACTGGCAAAGTGCACGATCCTCTTCATTCTGCCCTCTCTTTCTCCAAAAAACCTTGTTTATAAAATAAAGTACCTCTGCGCGAATATTAACAAATATTCCATAAGAAGCAATGAGAAAACGTTAGTTTTTGAGATGGTCTTTTAGGCGCTCTATTGTATTTTTGATCTCTTCACCATCCGGTGCGGCGGGATTAAGTCTCAGGTAAATTTCATAATCCCTCAGCGCCTTTTCATCTTTTCCGAGCTTCTTAAAGGTATGTCCACGATGAAGGTATGCCAGGGGATTGTAAGGAAACAGTTTAATGGCTGTCGCAAAGTCCTCAAGCGCTTCATTGGTCATTTTCAGCTGGTTCTTAATTTGGCCTCGTTCATAATAAACGCCGGCAAGCCGCGGATTCAGTTCGATCATCTTATTGTAGTCCGCCAGAGATTTTTCGATCTCTCCCTTTCCCCGGTATGCCTTAGCCCGAATATAATAGGCGAAGGCATTATCCTTGTTGCTTTGTATGAAGTTTGATATATCCGCAATTGCTTCGTCAAAGCGCTGTGCATCGGCATGGAGAATGCTTCTCTTCATGAAAATTTCTGTATTATTGGGATCCAGTTCCAGTCCCTCGTTGAAGTCTGCCAGGGCTTTTGCCGGTTCATCCGATTCGGCATATGCCAGCCCCCGCTGGGCATACGCCAGCGCAAATTCCGGATCTAAAGAAATGGCGCTGTTGAAGTCTCCAATGGACAAGTCTCTCCTGCCAATCATTCTAAAGGCAACGCCGCGATTATAATACGACAGGGCTGAATTAGGGTCCAACGCGATTGCCTTGCTGTAATCCATGATGGCTTTGTCAAAGATTTCCCGCGAGGCATATAGCGAACCACGGTTGTAATAGACCGGTGCATAGTCGGGATTCAGGGCAATGGCCTTGTTGTAATCATCCAGTGCGCGGTCATTCTCATGCATCTTCTCATACATTACACCACGGTTACTGTAGGCCACGGCATCGTTGCCGTGTAATTCAATAGCGCGGTTTACGTCTTGTAATGCCGCCTGTATATTGCCTTTCTCCTTTTGTGTTATGGATCGGTTCAGATAAATATCGGCAATGACCTCATTACGGGTAAGATTCTTGAGATAACATCCATTTCTGATGCTTGCCTGCGAGATACGCTTTCCCGGCATGTTAATGTAGTAACTGTCGGGCGTAGACAAACCTTCGTACCCGGTCTCAATATTTCTCCGGAAATCTCCGTCGTCGTACCGGACAAAAATATGCTCTGGCACACTCACCCCGTGGATGGGTACGTGTAACCCTTCTGCTATGCACAGATAAAGGAGGGAGAGGCCTACGCAGTTGCCAGTCTTAGTATCCAGTACCTTATTGAGGGAGAGAGAATCAAGATCCCCCGTTTGAACATAGGTAAAT from Candidatus Brocadia sp. includes these protein-coding regions:
- a CDS encoding glutamine amidotransferase, with product MGNFTQWQLSFTGIENVWLRMVVLLLAIIALFFSWHGIRAIPSRSKQAALFALRLLATALFVLLLFQPQIEQKEVIKLKNKVVCLLDNSESMTLKGGDTGVTRFQLVKNFFHDNASFFEELENTFDVDYLAFSDAINEISYDDMKKDLALDGANTDIVQTLKLLKKRYAGKSVKAYFVFSDGADTTRLPLSMDKIEIISNLTKGLAAPCFTFSPSGNMEARDVAISAVSYDSFTFVRSAWKADVVIKIHGYKDLRLPVTLKQGNDIISSKVLDTGSESELHIDLSFTPHTTGTFLYTVSLPTQPHEAIAENNQASLLVKVVRDKIRIMHVCGRPSWDERFLRGVLKSDPNIDLISFFILRTPSDVSDARNDELSLIPFPVDELFTQALNSFDLVIFQNFDYRPYDTALFRFSHYLSNLQRFVTEQGGGFVMIGGDISFSQGGYDGTPLDEILPVSLNTGKDTIDTTRLKAVLTHDGLKHPVAALDVNAERNAAIWKDLPELDGCNVTTEMKPDSITLAIYPTKGNPPLVAVRDTGRGRCMAITTDSLWRWNFLSLGKGGSNRHYIKFWQNSIKWLIKDPTLNPIHVIVNKEAFLPNEEVQIRIDAVGGNYQPLDGVQLDINITNEFSGKSIFSSKGLTGTDGQYRFAVKHATEGYYMVKVSGKKGSDEVGQDYAVFTIALKNEEFKDTSIRGDILARMAAVSGGKHFELPAKNIGEKLSIENPTIVKLVGKRQISLWDNGYIFVAILTVVSVEWWMRKRGGLS
- a CDS encoding RluA family pseudouridine synthase; translated protein: MKPVPYRHRPKGLTILYEDRDIIVVDKSAGLLTVKATYEKEKTAHHILTNYVRKGSFKSTKQLFVVHRLDRDTSGVLLFAKSAEAKENLKLQWKAVRKKYVAVVHGILIEKSGTITSYLTENDDYEVFSVQSSRKGELAKTRYKVLREAKRFSLLEIELLTGKKNQIRVHFAEKGHPLVGDDKYGKKDAPKSRLALHSQYITFRHPHSGKELTFEAEVPGFFKSFFDA
- a CDS encoding DJ-1/PfpI family protein encodes the protein MRNFLPGLVIAPFLLSGLFIDPIMGDSVMQSIKGKKAVMIIACNNFRDEELLQPKEVLEKNGVTVTVASSSLKESTGMLGAKVKPEILFTDIHASDYDAVIFVGGSGANEYWDNPIAHKIANDAHTAKKIVGAICIAPVTLAKAGLLKSKKATTYSSTVKEIQSAGANYTGADVERDGNIITASGPAAAQKFGETIAKALSQ
- a CDS encoding NTPase, with amino-acid sequence MKRHILLTGKPGIGKTSVIKKILPLVGMDAGGFFTEEIRVMDRRVGFRIVTLDGRDGILAHVECNSNYKVGKYRVDLDSFEKIAIPALEDAMRCKSVVVVDEIGTMELFSQKFRELLEKILNSDKALLCTIKESGDTFTEEIKKRKDVTLITINYKNREPLPEKVLKMLKQ
- a CDS encoding 30S ribosomal protein S1; the protein is MDRDILKEYNVNLADIEREVEAIVGSEDTKKKIESTYYDSIQNFEVGSVLKGRILSALGDNIVIDCGYKSEGMIPKLEFDDPSEIKIGEDVEVLLEAVEDDSGLIKLSKRKADRIRGWERVIAKYKEGDIITGRVTRKIKGGLLVDMGVPIFLPASQIDVKPPGDISQYIGQEVTCRILKIDETRQNIVVSRRKLIEEDRDKKKQGLLSEIAIGQIRKGVVKNIADFGAFIDLGGLDGLLHITDMSWGRISHPSEVLAIDDEVEVMILDIDKEKEKVALGLKQKSPNPWLLIEEKYPVGSKVKGQVVNIMSYGAFVKLETGIEGLVHISEMSWTRRINHPSEMVAIGDMVEVVVLKIDKEKEEISLSMKQTEVNPWTVIEEKYPAGTRIKGRVRNLTNYGAFIEIEEGVDGLLHISDMSWAKKVGHPSEIVKKGDKIEAVVLSVDREKKRVALGLKQLSDDPWVKEIPEKFKVGDVVSGKVTKLTNFGAFLELGKGIEGLLHISELSNEKVNNPADVVNIGDDLEVRVIRIEPEARKIGLSLKKMIDAEGKSAASLSNEDSQKQINGGTVIREGQDSDAASVS
- a CDS encoding adenine phosphoribosyltransferase, which produces MNELKNLVRDVPDFPKKGIIFKDIMPLLQNPKGLRKAVEIISGHYKNEKVDIVVGAEARGFILAPTIAFALGAGFTPIRKPGKLPYEKISMSYALEYGTDVLEIHKDGISKGQQVLMVDDLLATGGTMSACCKLVESLGGRIVGCAFLVELSFLDGKKNLTPYDIFSVIKY
- a CDS encoding MTH1187 family thiamine-binding protein is translated as MIAEISVVPIGKEIDLASHVAHVVKIIDASGLDYKLHAMGTVVEGESDQVFDLIRKCHNKMLESSERVYTTIKIDERKDKKAKMIEHKVLAVEKELGKSLRK
- a CDS encoding sigma-70 family RNA polymerase sigma factor, producing the protein MSSEEEKNVTKRVVEGDGEAREKLIRSNLRLVVSIAKEYINRGLSFLDLIEEGNLGLIRAVQGFDPSTGYKFSTYATWWIKQAVRRALTDKARMIRIPSYMLEKISRLKTTSNHLLDSLERPPSYNEIAEEMDITAKKVELIEHATRSTMSLDGEGFTGSDLIWALSNVLPDERTLPPEDEVEERYERESLEKFLEIIDKREATVIKLRYGLVDGDPKTLEEIGALLHISRERVRQIEKETIQKLHYILTKEK
- the cmk gene encoding (d)CMP kinase, encoding MIIAIDGPAGSGKSTIARMLARRLGFNYLDTGAMYRALTWKALQDGADLTDANALCQLMDQTAIEFRGKNDGMQIWVDGVNVTEKIRAPSVTNNVHYISNASSVRHRMVKLQQMFASGGNVIAEGRDMGTVVFPHADKKFFLDAEIEERARRRHDEMRLPDGEISYADVMKDIEIRDKRDTTRDNSPLRKSDDAIYLNTTKMSIEEVVARIFEELEPVVKKLDVYKE
- a CDS encoding tetratricopeptide repeat protein, whose protein sequence is MSYPCKSPVCHDKAKRSLLRFVHAGSKFFLVGGVCVIFSFPYLLTGIWHPLSVLLADNSAPNPGWEIAPQQASLARTVFEIAQESYPEIDINEYLRKLDDIVKNIKIGLREETEPEQVIKTINLVLFNELQFTYVQTGDLDSLSLNKVLDTKTGNCVGLSLLYLCIAEGLHVPIHGVSVPEHIFVRYDDGDFRRNIETGYEGLSTPDSYYINMPGKRISQASIRNGCYLKNLTRNEVIADIYLNRSITQKEKGNIQAALQDVNRAIELHGNDAVAYSNRGVMYEKMHENDRALDDYNKAIALNPDYAPVYYNRGSLYASREIFDKAIMDYSKAIALDPNSALSYYNRGVAFRMIGRRDLSIGDFNSAISLDPEFALAYAQRGLAYAESDEPAKALADFNEGLELDPNNTEIFMKRSILHADAQRFDEAIADISNFIQSNKDNAFAYYIRAKAYRGKGEIEKSLADYNKMIELNPRLAGVYYERGQIKNQLKMTNEALEDFATAIKLFPYNPLAYLHRGHTFKKLGKDEKALRDYEIYLRLNPAAPDGEEIKNTIERLKDHLKN